The following coding sequences lie in one bacterium genomic window:
- a CDS encoding DUF4013 domain-containing protein: MKEKIKECFKEPVRGKINLFNLLIGGVLTFFPIVNLIPLGYLTEKLRRKLENKEKVVGWENLWYLMKSGWNTFILILGYFCIAIFFVFLGVIFIFPLSRGKIMSIFFFRGIVLINIGTIIFLLGLFFLPFSIPVYLETKSLKKAFDIREVLSRILLKLNDYLVLYITIIGVIVFSFVITFLLLNWVMGLLLGGFLYFYAGSVIINLISKFFPKKYFTVQLPF; the protein is encoded by the coding sequence ATGAAAGAAAAGATTAAAGAGTGTTTTAAAGAGCCAGTACGGGGCAAAATAAATCTTTTTAATTTGTTGATAGGGGGTGTTTTAACCTTCTTCCCCATTGTAAATCTTATTCCACTTGGATATTTAACTGAAAAATTAAGAAGAAAGTTAGAAAATAAGGAAAAAGTCGTTGGATGGGAAAATTTATGGTATTTAATGAAATCAGGGTGGAATACTTTCATCTTGATTTTAGGATACTTCTGTATTGCCATTTTTTTCGTCTTTTTAGGGGTAATCTTTATATTTCCCCTTTCCAGAGGCAAAATTATGTCTATTTTTTTCTTCAGAGGCATCGTTTTAATTAATATAGGAACAATTATCTTTCTATTAGGGCTTTTTTTCCTCCCATTTTCAATACCTGTATACTTAGAAACAAAATCATTAAAAAAAGCATTTGATATAAGAGAAGTATTATCTCGCATCCTTTTAAAATTAAATGATTATCTTGTTCTATATATAACAATTATAGGAGTCATTGTTTTTTCTTTTGTAATAACATTTCTTTTACTAAACTGGGTAATGGGGTTATTATTAGGCGGTTTTTTATATTTTTATGCTGGTTCCGTCATTATAAATTTAATTTCAAAATTTTTCCCCAAAAAGTATTTTACAGTTCAACTTCCATTTTAA
- the tatC gene encoding twin-arginine translocase subunit TatC — protein sequence MKTQKKNQNEYSFIEHLEELRRRIIWIIVIWVLISVIAYFFSSQILDFLIIPLKKYQKNVIFTRPLEPFFSILKICVFIGGIISIPHIIIQLYLFVSPALTEKERKISKVISIFFPIFFFSGVIFTFYFIIPLGIKVLFSFGKGVLTPFVSIGYYLNFLLIFMILLGLVFNLPVFFSALAAIGLVKSNFLKQKRKYAIVGAFILSAIITPTTDIITQTFVAILLIFLYEISIIFVRIFET from the coding sequence ATGAAGACACAGAAAAAAAATCAAAATGAATATTCTTTTATTGAACATCTTGAAGAACTCAGAAGAAGAATAATCTGGATAATTGTTATATGGGTACTTATTTCAGTAATTGCTTACTTTTTTTCCTCCCAAATTTTGGATTTTCTGATTATACCCCTGAAAAAATATCAAAAAAATGTTATTTTTACCAGACCTCTTGAACCATTTTTTTCCATACTGAAAATTTGTGTTTTTATAGGGGGTATTATCTCAATCCCACACATTATTATTCAGTTGTATCTCTTTGTATCTCCTGCACTTACAGAAAAAGAGAGAAAAATAAGTAAGGTTATCTCCATTTTCTTTCCTATTTTTTTCTTTTCAGGGGTAATTTTTACCTTCTATTTTATTATACCACTTGGAATTAAGGTTTTATTTTCATTTGGTAAAGGAGTTCTTACTCCTTTTGTTTCTATTGGGTACTATTTGAATTTTTTGCTTATTTTTATGATTCTTTTAGGACTGGTTTTTAATTTACCAGTTTTTTTTAGTGCTCTGGCTGCTATTGGTTTAGTTAAGTCAAATTTTCTAAAACAAAAAAGGAAATATGCAATTGTTGGAGCTTTTATTTTATCTGCCATAATAACTCCTACAACTGATATAATTACTCAAACTTTTGTTGCAATTCTTTTAATTTTTCTTTATGAAATTTCAATTATATTTGTAAGAATTTTTGAAACATAA
- a CDS encoding twin-arginine translocase TatA/TatE family subunit: MFNIGAGELILILLIILLLFGAKRLPEIGRSIGKALGEFKKGLKETKEEIEKDEDTEKKSK, encoded by the coding sequence ATGTTTAATATAGGAGCGGGTGAACTTATTTTAATTCTTCTCATAATTTTATTGCTTTTTGGGGCAAAAAGATTACCTGAAATAGGTAGGTCAATCGGAAAAGCATTGGGAGAATTTAAAAAAGGGCTTAAAGAGACAAAGGAAGAGATTGAAAAGGATGAAGACACAGAAAAAAAATCAAAATGA